A stretch of the Myripristis murdjan chromosome 24, fMyrMur1.1, whole genome shotgun sequence genome encodes the following:
- the prep gene encoding prolyl endopeptidase isoform X1, protein MFCGVCRVISKPLFQSLRQNLLLRNSRKLTCRMAFPYPQAYRDESVVDDYHGHKIPDPYSWLEDPDSEKTQAFVNAQNQLTLPFLERCEVRDLFKERMTELYDYPKYSCPFKRGSRYFHFYNTGLQNQSVMYVQESLDAEPTVFLDPNTFSDDGTVALRGYAFSEDGEYLAYGTSASGSDWVEIRFLRVEGAIPLEDRLERVKFSCMSWTHDGKGLFYNSYPDQEGKSDGTETSTNLHQKLYFHVLGTPQSQDCLCAEFPEHPKWMSGAEVSDDGRYVLLSIREGCDPVNRLWYCDLQTTPQGITGLLPWVKLIDNFDAEYEYVTNEDTVFTFKTNLDAPRYRLINIDFASPDQSNWKELIPQHDKDVIVFATCTYSSYLFVCFLHDVKNVLKMYRLSSGEELRTFHLDVGSIVGFTGRKRDSEIFYYFTSFLSPAIIYHCDLTKDPLQPHVFREVTVKGFNPADYQTTQIFYPSKDGTQIPMFIVHKKGIKMDGSHPAFLYGYGGFNISITPSYSVSRLIFVRHLGGVLAVANIRGGGEYGETWHKAGMLANKQNCFTDFQCAAEYLIKEGYTSSSKLTINGGSNGGLLVAACVNQRPELFGCAVAQVGVMDMLKFHKFTIGHAWTTDFGCSEIKDQFDWLIKYSPLHNIRVPEGDKVQYPSVLLLTGDHDDRVVPLHSLKYIATLQYIVGRCLKQRNPLFIHVDTKSGHGAGKPTSKVIQEVADTYAFIARCLNISWVK, encoded by the exons ATGTTTTGCGGGGTCTGCAGAGTCATTTCAAAACCGCTGTTTCAGTCTCTGCGACAAAATTTGCTGTTGCGGAATTCGCGAAAACTGACCTGCAGAATGGCTTTTCCGTATCCACAGGCTTACCGGGACGAATCGGTT GTGGATGACTATCATGGTCATAAGATACCGGATCCGTACAGCTGGCTGGAGGATCCTGACAGTGAGAAGACACAG GCTTTTGTCAACGCTCAGAACCAGTTGACGCTGCCGTTCCTGGAGCGCTGCGAGGTGCGAGATCTGTTCAAGGAGAGGATGACTGAGCTTTATGATTACCCCAAGTACAGCTGTCCCTTCAAGAGGGGGAGCAG GTACTTTCACTTCTACAACACAGGCCTCCAGAACCAGAGCGTGATGTACGTGCAGGAGAGCCTGGATGCAGAGCCGACAGTCTTCTTGGACCCAAACACCTTCTCTGACGATGGGACGGTTGCCCTGCGAG GTTATGCGTTCTCTGAGGATGGGGAGTACCTGGCGTACGGCACCAGTGCCAGTGGCTCTGACTGGGTGGAGATCCGCTTCCTGCGGGTCGAAGGGGCCATACCTCTGGAGGACCGCCTGGAGCGAGTCAAGTTTAGCTGCATGTCCTGGACCCATGACGGGAAGGGCCTTTTTTATAACTCGTACCCTGACCAGGAGGGAAAGAGTGATG GCACTGAGACCTCCACCAACTTGCACCAGAAGCTGTACTTCCATGTTTTGGGGACACCTCAGTCCCAGGACTGCCTGTGCGCTGAGTTCCCTGAACACCCCAAGTGGATGAGTGGAGCCGAG GTATCAGATGATGGGCGTTACGTTCTGCTGTCCATCAGGGAAGGCTGTGATCCAGTGAACAGACTGTGGTATTGTGACCTGCAGACCACTCCTCAGGGTATCACAG GGCTTTTGCCGTGGGTGAAACTGATTGACAACTTTGACGCTGAGTATGAATACGTAACCAACGAGGACACGGTGTTCACATTCAAGACCAACCTAGATGCCCCGCGTTACCGCCTCATCAACATCGACTTCGCCTCCCCGGATCAGAGCAACTGGAAGGAGCTCATCCCTCAACATGACAAGGACGTTATTG TGTTCGCCACCTGTACGTACTCCAGctacctgtttgtgtgtttcctccatGATGTGAagaatgtgttgaaaatgtacCGTCTGAGCTCGGGGGAGGAGTTGAGGACCTTCCACCTGGACGTTGGCTCCATTGTGGGTTTTACGGGCCGAAAGAGGGATTCAGAGATTTTCTACTACTtcacctccttcctctccccag CCATCATTTATCACTGCGACCTGACCAAGGACCCCCTGCAGCCCCATGTCTTTAGAGAGGTCACTGTCAAAGGCTTCAACCCCGCCGACTACCAGACCACCCAG ATCTTCTACCCCAGCAAGGACGGCACCCAGATCCCCATGTTCATTGTCCACAAGAAGGGCATCAAGATGGACGGCTCCCACCCGGCCTTCCTCTATGGCTACGGAGGCTTCAACATCTCCATCACCCCCAGCTACAGCGTCTCCCGGCTCATCTTCGTCAGACACCTGGGGGGAGTCCTGGCCGTCGCCAACATCCGAGGAGGAGGGGAGTACGGCGAGACCTGGCACAAAG CTGGCATGTTGGCAAACAAGCAGAACTGCTTCACAGACTTCCAGTGTGCGGCTGAATATCTCATCAAGGAGGGGTACACCTCTTCCTCCAAACTCACCATCAATGGAGGCTCTAACGGTGGCCTGCTTGTAG cGGCGTGTGTGAATCAGCGGCCCGAGCTGTTTGGCTGTGCTGTCGCTCAGGTGGGCGTCATGGACATGCTGAAGTTCCACAAGTTCACCATCGGCCACGCCTGGACCACAGACTTCGGCTGTTCAGAAATCAAGGATCAGTTTGATTGGCTCATTAA ATACTCCCCCCTCCATAACATCCGTGTCCCAGAGGGCGACAAGGTCCAGTACCCTTCGGTGCTCCTGCTGACGGGCGATCACGACGACCGGGTGGTGCCCCTGCACTCCCTCAAATACATCGCCACCCTGCAGTACATCGTGGGCCGCTGCCTCAAGCAGAGGAACCCACTGTTCATCCATGTGGACACCAAGTCGGGCCACGGCGCCGGCAAGCCCACCAGCAAGGTCATCCAGGAGGTGGCGGACACCTACGCCTTCATCGCCCGTTGCCTCAACATCTCCTGGGTCAAATAA
- the prep gene encoding prolyl endopeptidase isoform X2, translating into MFCGVCRVISKPLFQSLRQNLLLRNSRKLTCRMAFPYPQAYRDESVDDYHGHKIPDPYSWLEDPDSEKTQAFVNAQNQLTLPFLERCEVRDLFKERMTELYDYPKYSCPFKRGSRYFHFYNTGLQNQSVMYVQESLDAEPTVFLDPNTFSDDGTVALRGYAFSEDGEYLAYGTSASGSDWVEIRFLRVEGAIPLEDRLERVKFSCMSWTHDGKGLFYNSYPDQEGKSDGTETSTNLHQKLYFHVLGTPQSQDCLCAEFPEHPKWMSGAEVSDDGRYVLLSIREGCDPVNRLWYCDLQTTPQGITGLLPWVKLIDNFDAEYEYVTNEDTVFTFKTNLDAPRYRLINIDFASPDQSNWKELIPQHDKDVIVFATCTYSSYLFVCFLHDVKNVLKMYRLSSGEELRTFHLDVGSIVGFTGRKRDSEIFYYFTSFLSPAIIYHCDLTKDPLQPHVFREVTVKGFNPADYQTTQIFYPSKDGTQIPMFIVHKKGIKMDGSHPAFLYGYGGFNISITPSYSVSRLIFVRHLGGVLAVANIRGGGEYGETWHKAGMLANKQNCFTDFQCAAEYLIKEGYTSSSKLTINGGSNGGLLVAACVNQRPELFGCAVAQVGVMDMLKFHKFTIGHAWTTDFGCSEIKDQFDWLIKYSPLHNIRVPEGDKVQYPSVLLLTGDHDDRVVPLHSLKYIATLQYIVGRCLKQRNPLFIHVDTKSGHGAGKPTSKVIQEVADTYAFIARCLNISWVK; encoded by the exons ATGTTTTGCGGGGTCTGCAGAGTCATTTCAAAACCGCTGTTTCAGTCTCTGCGACAAAATTTGCTGTTGCGGAATTCGCGAAAACTGACCTGCAGAATGGCTTTTCCGTATCCACAGGCTTACCGGGACGAATCG GTGGATGACTATCATGGTCATAAGATACCGGATCCGTACAGCTGGCTGGAGGATCCTGACAGTGAGAAGACACAG GCTTTTGTCAACGCTCAGAACCAGTTGACGCTGCCGTTCCTGGAGCGCTGCGAGGTGCGAGATCTGTTCAAGGAGAGGATGACTGAGCTTTATGATTACCCCAAGTACAGCTGTCCCTTCAAGAGGGGGAGCAG GTACTTTCACTTCTACAACACAGGCCTCCAGAACCAGAGCGTGATGTACGTGCAGGAGAGCCTGGATGCAGAGCCGACAGTCTTCTTGGACCCAAACACCTTCTCTGACGATGGGACGGTTGCCCTGCGAG GTTATGCGTTCTCTGAGGATGGGGAGTACCTGGCGTACGGCACCAGTGCCAGTGGCTCTGACTGGGTGGAGATCCGCTTCCTGCGGGTCGAAGGGGCCATACCTCTGGAGGACCGCCTGGAGCGAGTCAAGTTTAGCTGCATGTCCTGGACCCATGACGGGAAGGGCCTTTTTTATAACTCGTACCCTGACCAGGAGGGAAAGAGTGATG GCACTGAGACCTCCACCAACTTGCACCAGAAGCTGTACTTCCATGTTTTGGGGACACCTCAGTCCCAGGACTGCCTGTGCGCTGAGTTCCCTGAACACCCCAAGTGGATGAGTGGAGCCGAG GTATCAGATGATGGGCGTTACGTTCTGCTGTCCATCAGGGAAGGCTGTGATCCAGTGAACAGACTGTGGTATTGTGACCTGCAGACCACTCCTCAGGGTATCACAG GGCTTTTGCCGTGGGTGAAACTGATTGACAACTTTGACGCTGAGTATGAATACGTAACCAACGAGGACACGGTGTTCACATTCAAGACCAACCTAGATGCCCCGCGTTACCGCCTCATCAACATCGACTTCGCCTCCCCGGATCAGAGCAACTGGAAGGAGCTCATCCCTCAACATGACAAGGACGTTATTG TGTTCGCCACCTGTACGTACTCCAGctacctgtttgtgtgtttcctccatGATGTGAagaatgtgttgaaaatgtacCGTCTGAGCTCGGGGGAGGAGTTGAGGACCTTCCACCTGGACGTTGGCTCCATTGTGGGTTTTACGGGCCGAAAGAGGGATTCAGAGATTTTCTACTACTtcacctccttcctctccccag CCATCATTTATCACTGCGACCTGACCAAGGACCCCCTGCAGCCCCATGTCTTTAGAGAGGTCACTGTCAAAGGCTTCAACCCCGCCGACTACCAGACCACCCAG ATCTTCTACCCCAGCAAGGACGGCACCCAGATCCCCATGTTCATTGTCCACAAGAAGGGCATCAAGATGGACGGCTCCCACCCGGCCTTCCTCTATGGCTACGGAGGCTTCAACATCTCCATCACCCCCAGCTACAGCGTCTCCCGGCTCATCTTCGTCAGACACCTGGGGGGAGTCCTGGCCGTCGCCAACATCCGAGGAGGAGGGGAGTACGGCGAGACCTGGCACAAAG CTGGCATGTTGGCAAACAAGCAGAACTGCTTCACAGACTTCCAGTGTGCGGCTGAATATCTCATCAAGGAGGGGTACACCTCTTCCTCCAAACTCACCATCAATGGAGGCTCTAACGGTGGCCTGCTTGTAG cGGCGTGTGTGAATCAGCGGCCCGAGCTGTTTGGCTGTGCTGTCGCTCAGGTGGGCGTCATGGACATGCTGAAGTTCCACAAGTTCACCATCGGCCACGCCTGGACCACAGACTTCGGCTGTTCAGAAATCAAGGATCAGTTTGATTGGCTCATTAA ATACTCCCCCCTCCATAACATCCGTGTCCCAGAGGGCGACAAGGTCCAGTACCCTTCGGTGCTCCTGCTGACGGGCGATCACGACGACCGGGTGGTGCCCCTGCACTCCCTCAAATACATCGCCACCCTGCAGTACATCGTGGGCCGCTGCCTCAAGCAGAGGAACCCACTGTTCATCCATGTGGACACCAAGTCGGGCCACGGCGCCGGCAAGCCCACCAGCAAGGTCATCCAGGAGGTGGCGGACACCTACGCCTTCATCGCCCGTTGCCTCAACATCTCCTGGGTCAAATAA